Proteins encoded in a region of the Candidatus Obscuribacter sp. genome:
- a CDS encoding SDR family NAD(P)-dependent oxidoreductase: MAEAALRILVTGASGFIGQHLVPRLCQHGHQVRCLTRSGRSLFSDLPVTTVPGDITSFADILAATIDVDVVFNLAGMVSYRSSDLPEQLAVNVDGVQNVMQACLQNKVARVVHTSSVAAFGIPEPKGRVADEDFVYNLSGRGLTYCDTKHQGELVVASFFEQGLNVVMLNPGIIFGEGDSHAHHHAIFRSMSRGVLAVPSGGIPFSDINDVVEAHLNAITMGRAGDRYSLVSANLSFSDAASIFADIYHCNKPLFELPDWLVIATGFLSESLYALGLPTKLTRQQAWLSCQRIFFNSKKAESDLAFKPTPFQKTVERTASYYLKRV, from the coding sequence ATGGCTGAGGCCGCTTTGAGGATTTTGGTTACAGGGGCCAGTGGCTTTATTGGTCAGCATCTGGTGCCACGCCTCTGTCAACATGGGCATCAAGTGAGATGTCTGACTCGCTCCGGACGATCGCTTTTTAGCGATTTGCCAGTGACCACAGTGCCAGGCGATATCACATCTTTTGCCGACATACTGGCAGCAACTATTGACGTTGACGTGGTTTTTAATCTAGCTGGCATGGTCAGTTACCGGTCCAGTGATCTGCCCGAGCAACTGGCTGTAAATGTAGATGGTGTCCAAAATGTAATGCAAGCTTGTCTCCAAAATAAAGTTGCGCGGGTGGTGCATACAAGCTCAGTAGCCGCTTTTGGTATCCCAGAGCCTAAGGGGCGCGTCGCCGATGAAGATTTTGTCTACAACCTCTCTGGTCGGGGTCTGACTTATTGCGATACCAAACATCAAGGCGAGCTTGTTGTCGCTAGCTTTTTTGAGCAAGGTCTCAATGTTGTGATGCTCAATCCCGGTATCATATTTGGTGAGGGCGATAGTCATGCTCATCATCACGCCATATTTAGGTCGATGAGTCGTGGTGTGCTGGCGGTGCCATCAGGCGGGATACCATTTAGCGATATTAATGATGTTGTCGAAGCTCATCTCAATGCCATCACTATGGGTCGTGCCGGTGATCGCTACAGTCTCGTTAGTGCTAACTTGAGCTTTAGTGATGCTGCGAGCATTTTTGCCGATATTTATCACTGCAATAAGCCGCTTTTTGAGCTGCCTGATTGGCTTGTGATTGCTACTGGATTTTTATCGGAGAGTCTTTATGCCCTTGGTCTGCCCACAAAGTTGACAAGGCAGCAGGCCTGGCTCAGTTGTCAGCGGATATTTTTTAATAGCAAAAAAGCCGAGAGCGATCTGGCCTTTAAGCCGACACCATTCCAAAAAACAGTAGAGCGCACTGCCTCTTATTATCTCAAGCGTGTCTAG
- a CDS encoding NAD(P)H-binding protein: MDSTSPKPLAQVKVLVDGATGYVGQHLVQVLRQAGFAVVCLVRPQARQVDIDFLAGLGATICKGQLTMPQSGASPTGSFFDGVELAVHLIGSIAPKRGESFNELHTANARSFASWCKLAGVKRAVMVTALGADKNSASNYLKTKALAEEAAQEILGDGLAIVRPSLILGRQCGTRDSKLIKRYLDIITTKAFVPLVGGGESLVQPLYVVDLAKAITACLVRGNVHGVNELGGPEQVSLKTIVQKLCALKGVNKPVLNVPPFVASGVASIAERLMEVPTLSRDQALLATMDNVTSNNQIDLLLGQEPTSLDSALKTYG; the protein is encoded by the coding sequence ATGGATAGTACCAGCCCAAAACCTCTGGCTCAGGTCAAAGTACTTGTGGATGGCGCTACTGGCTATGTCGGGCAGCACCTGGTGCAGGTTTTGAGGCAAGCTGGCTTTGCTGTTGTTTGTCTGGTGAGACCGCAAGCCAGACAAGTTGATATTGATTTTTTGGCAGGACTGGGTGCCACTATCTGTAAGGGCCAGTTGACCATGCCTCAAAGTGGTGCCTCGCCTACTGGTAGCTTTTTTGATGGTGTAGAGCTGGCTGTGCATCTCATTGGTAGTATCGCCCCTAAGCGTGGCGAGAGTTTTAACGAACTGCATACAGCCAATGCCCGGAGTTTTGCTAGCTGGTGTAAGCTTGCCGGCGTTAAGCGGGCAGTCATGGTCACCGCTCTTGGGGCTGACAAAAACAGTGCCAGTAACTATCTCAAAACCAAAGCGCTGGCTGAAGAAGCGGCTCAAGAGATACTCGGCGATGGATTGGCAATTGTGCGACCATCTTTGATACTTGGTCGTCAATGTGGTACCAGAGATAGCAAACTGATTAAACGCTATCTCGATATTATTACCACCAAAGCCTTTGTGCCTCTTGTGGGAGGGGGCGAGAGTTTGGTCCAGCCCCTCTACGTTGTCGATTTAGCTAAAGCAATTACTGCTTGCCTGGTGCGCGGCAATGTCCATGGTGTAAATGAGTTGGGTGGTCCTGAGCAGGTCTCTCTCAAAACAATTGTGCAAAAACTTTGTGCCCTCAAGGGCGTTAATAAGCCAGTCTTAAATGTGCCGCCCTTTGTGGCCAGTGGTGTGGCGTCAATCGCCGAGCGCTTAATGGAAGTGCCCACATTGAGTCGTGATCAAGCCTTGCTTGCCACTATGGATAATGTCACAAGCAATAACCAGATAGATTTGCTATTGGGGCAAGAGCCCACCAGTCTCGATAGTGCACTAAAGACTTATGGCTGA
- a CDS encoding SDR family NAD(P)-dependent oxidoreductase: MTQTTAIKIGVTGATGLVGRDLVQSLSQAGFSVRALARKPLTLVKWASELAMQNPSLEWFEADISDNLMLADAFKGLDVVVHAAGFVDPLAPRSEIFAINFEGTKNCFVAATACGVKQFIHVSSLSVITGQGDQYNLDESAPLTMCGESYADSKVAAERYITGQTLDDIKWTVVRPGFIYGPGERSWLPRVIDNRSRQSCAGRRR, translated from the coding sequence ATGACACAGACAACTGCTATCAAAATCGGAGTTACTGGTGCTACAGGACTTGTCGGGCGCGATCTAGTGCAGAGCCTCTCTCAAGCTGGCTTTAGCGTCAGAGCTCTGGCGCGTAAACCACTCACGCTGGTAAAGTGGGCCAGTGAGCTTGCTATGCAAAACCCATCTCTGGAGTGGTTTGAGGCGGATATAAGCGACAACCTTATGCTCGCTGATGCCTTTAAAGGTTTGGACGTGGTGGTGCATGCTGCTGGTTTTGTCGATCCTCTAGCGCCCCGCTCTGAGATATTTGCTATCAATTTTGAAGGCACCAAAAACTGTTTTGTCGCTGCCACTGCCTGTGGGGTAAAACAGTTTATCCATGTCAGCAGTTTATCTGTAATAACCGGTCAAGGCGATCAGTACAATCTAGATGAATCAGCTCCGCTGACCATGTGCGGTGAGTCCTATGCCGATAGCAAAGTGGCTGCCGAGCGTTATATCACCGGGCAAACGCTCGATGATATCAAATGGACTGTGGTCAGACCAGGCTTTATCTATGGACCGGGTGAGCGCAGCTGGTTGCCCAGAGTTATAGATAATCGCTCAAGGCAAAGCTGTGCTGGTCGACGGCGGTAG
- a CDS encoding DUF962 domain-containing protein, translated as MKGLGALWDFIVDYLSRHKHPVNAVLHIAGVPAAFYGLYRMVVPGSGVDRQMGLALLILGYVLQYIGHRAQGNEVGEVILIKKLANRVNKKKAGHG; from the coding sequence ATGAAGGGACTTGGTGCTTTATGGGATTTTATCGTTGACTATTTATCTCGCCACAAGCATCCAGTAAATGCAGTTTTGCATATAGCTGGCGTACCAGCTGCTTTTTATGGGCTCTATCGGATGGTCGTGCCGGGCTCTGGTGTTGATAGACAGATGGGGCTGGCTCTTTTGATATTGGGTTATGTTTTGCAATATATTGGACACCGGGCTCAGGGTAATGAAGTCGGCGAAGTGATATTGATTAAAAAGCTTGCTAATCGCGTAAACAAAAAAAAGGCTGGTCATGGATAG